GAGCCCTGAGGCGCCGCGCGCTCGCGTGTAGATCGGTTCATTATTCCTTCCGGGCGGGCCACGAGGTATCAGACGGTTGCCGGTAAAAATCTTCTGGCGCAACCGGCGCACTTTTGTAAGGTGTCCCTTCTGAAAGAATCTGAACATGGAACCAAAAGCTGACATCGCCCTCATCGGATTGGCCGTCATGGGCCAGAACCTCATTTTGAACATGAACGACCACGGCAGTGTCGTGGCCGCGTTCAACCGGACGGTTGCCAAAGTGGATGAATTTCTCGCCAAAGAAGCCAGGGGCACGAACGTGGTCGGCGCGCATTCCATCGAGGAAATGGTCGCCCTTTTGAAAAAACCAAGGCGGGTCATGCTCATGGTCAAGGCCGGGAAACCGGTGGACGAGTTTATTGATCAGCTCCTGCCCCATCTCGAACCGGGCGACATCATCATTGACGGCGGCAACTCGCTGTTCGAGGACACGAACCGTCGCACGAAATATGTGGAATCGAAGGGCCTGCTCTATGTCGGCACCGGCGTGAGCGGCGGCGAGGAAGGTGCGCGTCACGGTCCCAGCATCATGCCCGGCGGTTCGCCGGCCGCGTGGCCGCACGTCAAGGCGATCTTTCAAGGCATCGCCGCCAGGGTTTCAGACGGCACCCCCTGCTGCGACTGGGTCGGGGAAAACGGCGCCGGTCATTATGTGAAGATGGTCCACAACGGGATCGAATACGGCGACATGCAGCTCATCTGCGAGGCCTACAACATCATGAAGAACGGTCTCGGCATGACCGCCGATGAAATGCACCTGGTCTTCAAGGAATGGAACGAAGGCGAACTCGAAAGCTACCTGATCGAGATCACGCGGGACATCCTCGCTTACAAGGACACCGACGGT
This DNA window, taken from Candidatus Angelobacter sp., encodes the following:
- the gnd gene encoding decarboxylating NADP(+)-dependent phosphogluconate dehydrogenase — encoded protein: MEPKADIALIGLAVMGQNLILNMNDHGSVVAAFNRTVAKVDEFLAKEARGTNVVGAHSIEEMVALLKKPRRVMLMVKAGKPVDEFIDQLLPHLEPGDIIIDGGNSLFEDTNRRTKYVESKGLLYVGTGVSGGEEGARHGPSIMPGGSPAAWPHVKAIFQGIAARVSDGTPCCDWVGENGAGHYVKMVHNGIEYGDMQLICEAYNIMKNGLGMTADEMHLVFKEWNEGELESYLIEITRDILAYKDTDGQPLVEKILDTAGQKGTGKWTVQNSADLGIPITLIAEAVYARCVSALKDDRVKAAKKLKGPRPSLGGISANAEKKKAFINDVRDALYASKMVSYTQGYMLMRAAAAEYKWNLNYGGIALMWRGGCIIRSRFLGKIKEAFDKNLKLSNLMLDDYFRGEIKRCQKGWRNVVASAMKRGIPVPAFSTALAFYDQYRAAVLPANLLQAQRDYFGAHTYERVDKPRGEFSHTNWTGKGGTTASGTYTV